From a single Lewinella sp. LCG006 genomic region:
- a CDS encoding glutamate synthase subunit beta — MADPTGFLTHDRSLPELRPVQERKKDYKELYQEFPPEKTVAQASRCMDCGVPFCHNGCPLGNIIPEFNDAVYEEDWRTAYDILSSTNNFPEFTGRICPAPCESACVLGINQPPVAIEHIEKSIAEVAYERGYIRPNPPTSRTGKQVAVVGSGPAGLAAADQLNRAGHTVTVFERDDAIGGLLRYGIPDFKLEKRVIDRRLAVMEAAGVRFQTNANVGENIPVGRLLADYHAVVLCGGATIPRDLQVPGRESKGVHFAMEFLKQNNKRVAGKDISSQLPILATGKNVIVIGGGDTGADCVGTSNRQGAASVTQIEIMSKPPTERAENNWPNWPLILRTSTSHEEGCEREWALMTKEIISDAHGAIKAIRTVRVLWEKDPATGRMNMMPQEGTEKDWPCELLLIAAGFLYPQKPGLLEQLGIGLDGRGNVLANNYQTNVPKVFAAGDMRRGQSLVVWAISEGREAAKAVDAFLEEGESVLEARDKGKLVVNG; from the coding sequence ATGGCCGATCCAACAGGATTTTTGACACACGATAGAAGCCTTCCCGAGCTACGGCCCGTGCAAGAGCGTAAGAAAGATTACAAAGAATTGTACCAGGAGTTTCCTCCTGAAAAGACCGTTGCCCAGGCCTCGCGCTGCATGGATTGCGGTGTGCCTTTTTGCCACAATGGTTGCCCATTGGGGAATATCATTCCCGAGTTCAACGATGCAGTTTACGAAGAAGACTGGCGCACGGCGTATGATATTCTGAGTAGCACGAATAACTTTCCGGAATTCACGGGGAGAATTTGTCCGGCTCCTTGTGAGTCGGCATGTGTGCTGGGGATCAACCAGCCACCAGTGGCTATTGAACACATTGAGAAAAGTATTGCCGAAGTGGCTTACGAGCGCGGTTACATCCGCCCCAATCCACCCACAAGTCGTACCGGCAAACAGGTAGCCGTGGTAGGTAGTGGCCCCGCCGGGCTGGCCGCAGCAGATCAACTCAATCGGGCAGGCCATACCGTGACGGTCTTTGAACGGGATGATGCTATCGGTGGCTTGTTGCGCTACGGAATTCCAGATTTTAAACTCGAAAAAAGAGTGATTGATCGTCGACTGGCAGTGATGGAGGCCGCTGGGGTACGTTTCCAGACCAATGCCAATGTCGGAGAAAACATTCCGGTTGGGCGTTTGCTGGCAGACTATCATGCAGTAGTGCTTTGTGGTGGTGCGACCATTCCGCGCGACTTGCAGGTTCCTGGACGTGAAAGTAAAGGCGTCCATTTTGCGATGGAATTCCTCAAGCAAAACAACAAGCGGGTAGCGGGTAAGGATATCAGTAGCCAGCTACCAATTTTGGCGACAGGTAAAAACGTGATCGTCATCGGTGGTGGTGATACCGGCGCCGATTGTGTCGGAACTTCCAACCGGCAGGGAGCCGCTTCCGTTACCCAAATTGAGATCATGAGTAAACCACCCACCGAGCGTGCCGAAAACAACTGGCCTAATTGGCCATTGATTTTACGTACCTCTACCAGCCACGAAGAAGGTTGTGAAAGAGAGTGGGCATTGATGACCAAAGAGATCATCAGCGATGCGCATGGTGCCATTAAAGCGATCCGTACCGTAAGGGTACTTTGGGAAAAAGATCCTGCAACGGGGCGCATGAACATGATGCCCCAGGAAGGTACCGAGAAAGATTGGCCTTGTGAATTATTGCTGATTGCTGCGGGGTTCTTGTATCCTCAGAAGCCAGGTTTGTTGGAACAATTGGGAATAGGCCTCGACGGCCGTGGCAACGTACTGGCCAACAATTACCAAACCAATGTGCCCAAAGTTTTTGCAGCTGGCGACATGCGCCGTGGACAAAGCCTGGTGGTTTGGGCCATTAGTGAAGGGCGTGAAGCTGCCAAAGCAGTAGATGCCTTTTTGGAAGAAGGCGAGAGTGTACTGGAAGCTCGCGACAAGGGTAAGTTGGTGGTAAATGGTTGA
- a CDS encoding sensor histidine kinase: MFQIEKTYQGWSWERVSRHVLYWMAWLLLYAAINSTHQEGSFLTWTGVELMIMGVKLPFTYFVIYYLVPNYLLTKRYTVFFPLFLLSSIIGGVVIWGLYHYFLNATYFHYQAPQFFSAKIIYKVIDLIYIASLPMMFKLYQQQHLQEKRATQLVEQKLGAELKILKNQLHPHFLFNTLNNLYGMVLTQHPQAGEVVVRLSNMMSYMLYDCERPAIDLEKEIENLQNYIELEKIRYGKRLEFSFELGGDVAGKSIAPLLLLPFLENAFKHGAETDETNSWIRINLWVENGNLTYLVENSIPSNGTEDMMPKTQSGVGLANVRKRLALLYPDSYQLEITRNDTYLITLKLNLDHEMPHR, translated from the coding sequence ATGTTTCAAATCGAGAAAACTTATCAGGGCTGGTCATGGGAGAGGGTCAGCAGGCACGTACTGTACTGGATGGCCTGGTTGCTTTTGTACGCAGCCATCAATAGTACCCATCAAGAAGGAAGTTTTCTTACCTGGACAGGTGTAGAGCTCATGATCATGGGCGTTAAGTTGCCCTTCACTTATTTTGTGATTTATTACCTGGTACCTAACTATCTGTTGACCAAGAGGTATACTGTTTTTTTTCCCTTGTTCCTTTTGTCTTCAATCATTGGAGGAGTTGTTATTTGGGGGCTCTATCACTATTTTCTCAATGCTACTTATTTTCATTATCAAGCGCCACAGTTTTTTAGTGCAAAAATCATTTACAAGGTGATTGATTTGATCTATATCGCTAGTTTGCCGATGATGTTTAAGCTCTACCAGCAGCAGCATCTCCAGGAGAAACGAGCTACCCAATTGGTGGAACAGAAACTGGGGGCAGAATTGAAAATCCTCAAGAATCAGCTGCATCCTCATTTTCTGTTTAATACCCTTAATAATCTCTACGGGATGGTGCTCACCCAGCACCCTCAAGCCGGAGAGGTAGTGGTACGGCTCTCTAACATGATGAGCTATATGTTGTATGATTGTGAGCGACCAGCAATCGACCTGGAAAAGGAAATTGAGAACTTGCAGAATTACATTGAACTCGAAAAAATAAGATATGGAAAACGATTGGAGTTTTCCTTTGAACTGGGAGGTGATGTTGCGGGGAAAAGCATTGCGCCACTTTTGTTGTTGCCTTTTTTGGAAAACGCTTTTAAACACGGCGCAGAAACGGATGAAACCAACTCCTGGATACGCATCAATCTATGGGTGGAAAATGGCAATTTGACCTATCTTGTAGAAAACAGTATCCCCTCTAACGGAACGGAAGATATGATGCCCAAGACGCAAAGTGGGGTAGGGTTGGCTAATGTACGCAAGCGCCTGGCTTTGCTTTATCCTGATAGTTATCAATTGGAGATTACCCGCAACGACACCTATTTAATCACCCTCAAACTAAACCTCGATCATGAAATGCCTCATCGTTGA
- a CDS encoding TIM-barrel domain-containing protein, with translation MSNYRYVQVDEFQANADGWNQMGPVNWTQSDASTILLTNQDNKIVQLSFLSATALRVRFNPAAQQASDYDNNNSYAVVNRNLGTVNLSVQTLPDDGGTLLLDTGVLQVKVGLAPYGIAVYKKGQLIHEDTYDKNLIYSNEAVANLKKAPANEKYYGFGEKAGDQLNKRSFTMTFFNYDNFTYNDIASDGSRMIPDSQMEGGPLNPTGPLYNTMPLALAVGYTDPNNLAGSLYSYGLFLDNVAQTYFNMEASDYSDMSGKYYFGALYGDLDYYIMVGDAENPINDVMRQYALLTGGSAMPPKYAFGYQQGGYGYYTREILEGVAQDYRKNNFPIDGLHIDVDFQDNYRTFTSSKRKFPDAKGMFDGLHSAGFKCSTNITGIITANPLDENGDTTTPYPTRDNILNLNQDNAAISTYKDDAPVHPFIYNTRDGQGENPNIFIANEGYGNSNVVAKYSPSPGHPDGNDDLGTYGFYSDMGNPDVQKWWGEQYEYLLSIGLDMIWQDMTCPALIPNFDDNYPDKTLPLDIMMYDSRTGSYEPNAKIHNTFAINLIKATYEGITKLKASDAFKGTYNYKKRNFIIARGGYAGVHRYAGIWTGDSASSWDFLKINVPEVLNIGLTGQPISGCDIGGFANGSGSSSSNGVTDPELLTRWMTCGAFLPWYRNHYDKYTKAFQEPYNYGEPVLSNCRKYVEIRYRLLQVFYDAMYENTQNGLPIARALFVNDPVDPQVYQHCDDQFFLGKDILVAPVVTPNTYQREVYLPAGSEWYVFNDNTEVLSAPTPGGTLQNWNVPMDLVPIYVREGAIIPLRQLEQYVGELSVNPITFQIYPGKDSTYTLYQDDETTTAAEESGAYRVTEISHEGITNGQKVTIQRTYDKYSPKETYYFVALIGTNPPVSVSAQATSLSAVGTKLELDNSSTNAYFYDAGLKITYVKILDTAAQLTLEATY, from the coding sequence ATGTCAAACTATCGTTACGTCCAAGTCGACGAATTCCAAGCCAATGCTGATGGTTGGAACCAGATGGGCCCGGTCAATTGGACCCAATCAGACGCCAGCACTATTCTCCTCACCAATCAGGATAATAAAATTGTCCAGCTATCCTTTTTATCGGCTACAGCGCTGCGCGTTCGGTTTAATCCGGCCGCACAACAAGCCAGTGATTACGATAATAACAATTCTTACGCGGTCGTCAATCGCAACCTGGGAACCGTGAACCTTTCTGTACAAACACTTCCAGACGATGGGGGTACTCTGCTGCTTGATACCGGCGTCTTGCAGGTAAAGGTTGGTTTGGCTCCCTACGGTATTGCCGTTTACAAAAAGGGGCAATTGATTCATGAGGATACTTATGATAAGAACCTCATCTACAGCAATGAGGCGGTTGCCAATTTGAAAAAAGCACCGGCCAATGAAAAATATTATGGTTTTGGTGAGAAAGCTGGTGATCAGTTGAACAAGCGTTCCTTTACGATGACCTTTTTCAATTACGATAATTTCACCTACAATGATATCGCTTCAGACGGCTCACGAATGATCCCTGATTCGCAAATGGAAGGAGGCCCACTTAACCCTACCGGCCCGCTTTACAATACGATGCCACTGGCTTTGGCGGTAGGCTATACGGATCCTAACAACCTGGCTGGCTCTTTGTACAGCTATGGTTTGTTTTTGGACAATGTCGCGCAGACCTACTTCAATATGGAAGCCAGTGATTACTCCGACATGAGTGGGAAGTACTATTTCGGAGCCCTGTATGGCGATTTGGATTATTACATCATGGTAGGCGATGCCGAAAACCCTATCAATGATGTCATGCGCCAATATGCCCTACTTACTGGTGGATCGGCAATGCCCCCTAAGTATGCTTTTGGTTACCAACAAGGGGGGTACGGCTATTACACCCGCGAGATATTGGAAGGGGTAGCACAGGATTACCGCAAGAACAACTTCCCCATTGATGGCTTGCACATCGATGTTGATTTTCAAGACAACTACCGTACCTTCACGAGCAGTAAGCGCAAATTCCCCGACGCAAAGGGGATGTTTGATGGCCTGCACAGCGCTGGTTTTAAGTGTAGTACCAATATCACAGGCATCATTACGGCCAACCCGCTGGATGAAAACGGTGATACAACTACGCCTTATCCAACGCGAGATAATATCTTGAATTTGAATCAGGATAATGCTGCCATTTCGACCTACAAGGACGATGCCCCCGTTCATCCTTTTATCTACAATACAAGGGATGGGCAGGGCGAAAACCCCAATATTTTTATCGCCAATGAGGGGTATGGGAATAGTAATGTTGTGGCAAAATATTCCCCTTCGCCGGGGCATCCGGATGGGAACGACGACCTGGGTACTTATGGGTTCTATTCCGACATGGGGAACCCCGATGTTCAGAAATGGTGGGGCGAGCAATACGAGTATCTGCTGTCAATTGGCTTGGATATGATCTGGCAAGACATGACTTGTCCTGCTCTGATTCCTAACTTTGATGATAATTATCCAGACAAGACGCTTCCTTTGGATATCATGATGTACGATAGCCGCACGGGGAGTTACGAGCCTAATGCGAAAATCCACAATACCTTCGCGATCAATTTGATCAAGGCCACTTACGAGGGCATCACCAAGCTGAAAGCCAGTGATGCCTTTAAAGGAACGTACAACTACAAAAAGCGCAATTTTATCATTGCACGCGGAGGCTACGCCGGGGTTCACCGTTACGCAGGCATTTGGACGGGAGATTCGGCGTCTAGCTGGGATTTTCTCAAAATCAATGTCCCTGAAGTGCTCAATATTGGCTTGACGGGCCAACCTATCTCTGGTTGTGATATTGGTGGTTTCGCGAATGGCTCGGGAAGTTCCTCTTCCAATGGCGTGACAGACCCTGAACTACTGACGCGCTGGATGACCTGTGGTGCCTTTTTGCCTTGGTACCGAAATCATTACGATAAGTATACCAAAGCGTTTCAGGAACCCTATAACTACGGAGAACCCGTGCTGAGCAATTGCCGCAAGTACGTAGAAATCCGTTATCGCTTATTACAGGTTTTCTATGATGCGATGTATGAAAATACGCAAAATGGCTTGCCCATCGCTCGCGCCCTGTTTGTGAATGATCCTGTTGATCCTCAGGTGTACCAGCATTGTGATGACCAGTTTTTCTTAGGGAAGGATATTTTGGTAGCACCCGTTGTGACGCCAAATACTTACCAGCGTGAGGTCTATTTACCTGCCGGTAGCGAATGGTACGTCTTCAATGATAACACGGAAGTACTGAGTGCTCCAACGCCCGGAGGAACTTTACAAAATTGGAACGTACCCATGGACCTCGTTCCGATTTATGTACGGGAAGGAGCTATTATCCCCTTGCGGCAGCTGGAGCAATACGTAGGAGAATTATCGGTCAATCCGATCACCTTCCAGATTTATCCTGGCAAAGACAGTACCTATACCCTTTATCAGGATGATGAAACGACCACGGCTGCGGAAGAGTCGGGGGCCTACCGGGTTACGGAAATCAGCCACGAGGGTATTACCAACGGCCAAAAGGTGACGATTCAACGCACTTACGATAAATATTCACCGAAGGAAACCTACTATTTTGTAGCACTTATTGGCACCAATCCGCCGGTGAGCGTATCCGCGCAGGCAACATCCTTGAGTGCGGTAGGTACTAAGCTTGAGCTGGATAACAGCAGTACCAACGCTTATTTTTATGACGCTGGCCTGAAAATAACTTACGTGAAAATATTGGATACCGCTGCTCAGCTAACACTGGAAGCAACGTATTAG